The Thermodesulfobacteriota bacterium genome includes the window CCATATTTCTCCTGTGCTCTCATTGCCACTGCACTTAAGCTATTATCTAGTTCCCTTATTCTAAGCGCATTGCGAACCATCACTTTTAATTTATCTAGTGGAAAAGGCTTCTCAATAAAATCATATGCTCCGTCTCTAATTGCTGTTACCGCGACCTCAACGCTTCCGTGCGCTGTCATCATAATTGTTGGCGGCATTTGTTCAAAACCCGACAAATCCTTTAAAACCTGGAGTCCGTCTCTATCAGGAAGTTTAAGATCGAGTATTACTAAATCCGGGTTTTCTCTCTTAGCGATTTGGAGCCCCTCTTGGGCCTCAAATGAGGTTATTACAAAATACCCCTCTTGAGTCAAAGCCTTTTGCAGCTGTTTTGATAATAGTTTTTCATCTTCAATAATTAAAATTAACGAACTCATTTTCCCTTCCTTATGATTAAATTATCCTCATCCCTTAAAAACTAGACGTTCAAGTAATGAAATCCTCATTTAGATTATTTGGTATTTCCACAACGAAAGATGACCCGCTTCCCTTCTTGCTGCTAATGTGCATCTTACCGCTATGTGCCTCTACAATTCTGTTGGATAT containing:
- a CDS encoding response regulator, whose translation is MSSLILIIEDEKLLSKQLQKALTQEGYFVITSFEAQEGLQIAKRENPDLVILDLKLPDRDGLQVLKDLSGFEQMPPTIMMTAHGSVEVAVTAIRDGAYDFIEKPFPLDKLKVMVRNALRIRELDNSLSAVAMRAQEKYG